A DNA window from Pungitius pungitius chromosome 1, fPunPun2.1, whole genome shotgun sequence contains the following coding sequences:
- the LOC119221739 gene encoding SH3 and multiple ankyrin repeat domains protein 1-like, whose protein sequence is MSGMTSGVCVESDLSSMLQRSSAPSHHHPNHHGYGGQGQVSSLAPMLDYTTEMDRYRSSIASFYKTNVNMNMNVSNFPQSAKLAARLAAAAPMFPPAAARLGAMATTPWSCHDNINMNHPAAMFWGRPKPDTHHHHPHHHHHPHPHHHPSATTGHITSSHPHSTTMQQGAAATGEGGGGSGGSSEGAGADKHGQAASSLPVAQGTSHNHPMAPSNGNFLPGYGSGADCGAMSKQGHAHPDMMGLSEGASCTGGAVMGGSFLGGLGLPPGVIVMAMGSAGPGITDTAASAFQMTGGQRPLTDCQQHATSSPCPSSSSPSSSGVTAGGVALSSSSAGAASKRKRKRCGVCSPCRRLINCGVCSSCRNRKTGHQICKFRKCEELKKKPGGGGGALERPPVGTDGEAFRWFF, encoded by the exons atGTCAGGCATGACGAGTGGCGTCTGTGTGGAGAGCGACCTCTCCTCCATGCTGCAaagaagctccgccccctcccaccaTCACCCGAATCACCATGGTTACGGTGGACAAGGACAG GTGTCCAGCCTGGCCCCGATGCTGGACTACACCACGGAGATGGACCGGTACCGCTCCTCCATCGCCAGCTTCTACAAGACCAACgtcaacatgaacatgaacGTCTCTAACTTCCCTCAGTCCGCCAAGCTGGCGGCGCGATTGGCGGCCGCCGCCCCCATGTTCCCGCCTGCTGCTGCCAGGCTGGGTGCCATGGCTACGACGCCTTGGAGTTGTCACGACAACATAAACATGAACCACCCGGCAGCCATGTTCTGGGGCCGGCCCAAACCGGAcacgcaccaccaccacccccaccatcaccaccacccccacccccaccaccacccctcggCAACGACGGGTCACATCACCTCATCGCACCCCCACAGCACCACCATGCAGCAGGGCGCCGCGGcgacgggggagggaggaggcgggagcGGGGGGAGCAGTGAGGGGGCGGGAGCGGACAAACACGGACAGGCCGCCTCCTCACTTCCTGTCGCCCAGGGAACATCCCACAATCACCCCATGGCCCCTAGCAACGGGAACTTCCTCCCTGGTTACGGCAGCGGGGCGGACTGCGGCGCCATGAGCAAACAGGGACACGCCCACCCGGACATGATGGGCCTGTCAGAGGGCGCGAGCTGCACTGGGGGAGCGGTGATGGGTGGCAGCTTCCTGGGGGGGCTGGGACTACCCCCCGGGGTGATCGTCATGGCGATGGGGTCGGCGGGGCCCGGGATCACGGACACCGCCGCCAGCGCCTTCCAGATGACCGGCGGCCAGCGGCCGCTGACGGACTGCCAGCAGCAcgccacctcctccccctgcccctcctcctcctcaccctcgtCGTCGGGGGTGACGGCGGGGGGCGTGGCCCTCTCGTCCTCGTCGGCGGGCGCCGCGTCCAAGCGGAAGAGGAAGCGCTGCGGCGTGTGCAGCCCGTGCAGACGGCTCATCAACTGCGGCGTCTGCTCGTCCTGCCGCAACCGCAAGACGGGTCACCAGATCTGCAAGTTCAGGAAGtgtgaggagctgaagaagaagccggggggaggagggggggcgctggag CGCCCGCCGGTCGGGACGGATGGCGAGGCGTTCCGTTGGTTCTTCTAG